The genomic interval ACCCGCCCCTGCCGCGCATGGCCCACACCCGCGTGGAGCCGCATCAAGGCAGCCTCGAGTCCCTGCTCGCGGGCGTCCCGCATGGGCTGCTCGTGCAGCACCTCACGCCCCGGCACATGAACCTGCTCTCGGGCGACTTCAGCTTCTACATCGTCGAAGCTCGCGAGGTGCGCGACGGTCGACCCGGTCCTCGCGTCGGCCCTGGCATCCTCGCGGGCAACGGACTCGAGGCCCTGGCCACCATCGACGGCGTGGGCGCCGACACGCGCAACCTCTTCGCCACGCGCGGCTGCCGCAAGCTGGACCATGGACCGCTGCCCGTGTCCTTCGGCCAGCCCTCGGTCCGCTTCAAGTCACTCCACGTCCGGCCCTGGACCTGAGAGGCCCAGGGCCGTCTGGCCTCACCGCGGCTTCTCGGCCGGGGGCGGGCCCTCCGGAGGCGCCATGCACACCCAGTCGAACGACGGCTCCGGCGGTCCCGGGTCCTCCAGCCCACCACCTCCGGGCGGAGGCTCGGGCGGCTGGGCGAACGAGCGATAGACGGAGACACCCGCGCGCGGCTCCACCGTCACCTGGGGGATGGCCATCGGCCTCGGCGGAGCCTCCGGGTCCGGCTCCTCGCCCGGGGGCAAGGTGAACGTGTCCGTGAACCGCACCGTCACCGGCGCGGAGGTGCCCGGCGGCAGCACCAGGGCGAAGTAGCCCACCATGCTCACCGCGTCCGGCAGGGCGGCGAAGCCCATGGGGGACTGTCCCGGAGCCCCTTCCGGCGGGGCCCAGTCCAGCGCGATGAGCTGCCCCGCGGAGGCCTCTCCCGCCACGCTGTCCAGCGGCGACAGGAAGAGGTCGCCGGGGAAGCTGGGGCCATGCACCCACAGCAGCGCCACCCCGCCCGTCTTCGCCGGGTTGAGCAGGTCCGCCACCGTGGTCGGCGTCCCCGCCGCGGTGAGGTGCTGCGCGACGGCGTCCAGCGCACCGGCACTGCCCACGAGCAGCGCGGACTGGCCCAGGCACTGCGACACGCTGGTGACGATGGGCCGCACGTACGTGGTGCGGAAATAGGTGGCCGTGGGGAGCGGCACCGGGCTCTCCGGGTCGAACTCCACGCCCTCCGCTGGCGGCGTCGCCGACGCGATGTACGCGGTCGTGTCACCCGCGGGCACGGCGATGGCCTGCCACACACCTCCAGGAGGCGCGGGCGGCAACACCACCTCGCGGCCCTCGGGCGAGGTGAGCGTCACCTGTCCACCGGTGATGGCGGCGTTGCCCAGATAGGGGCCATCGAAGACGGCGGGCGGCGGGCCGTCATCCCCTTCCACCGGGAACATCATCATCGTGAAGAAGAACGCCTCCGGGTCGAACACCACGCCCGCGATGTTCGCGGTGCGCGCGGGCGGGTCGACATGGGGCGCCTGGTCCGTCGGGGGGATGAACGGCGCCTCGGAGTCGGCGCACCCTCCCAGCACGGCGGAGAGCAGGAAGCTGGTCGCAAGCGAGCGGATTCTCATCGCGGTCCTCGGGGCTCAGCGCGCCGGCAACACGTGCTCCGCCGGAGGCGTCGTCACGTGGCAGGCGTTGGCGCAGTTGCCGTAAGCGTTGGGAGGCGAGTTCAGTTCCTGGAACGGCAAGTCGAAGTACTCCGTGCCGTGAGTGCCCGGGTGGCAGCCCCCGCAGGCGATGAGGCTGGGCCGCAGCGTGCTCTCTCGCGTCAGGTGGCACATCGTGCAGTCACCCTTGTCCTGGGAGTACTTGCGCGAGCCCATGTGGATGCGGTGCATGAGGTCGGAGACATGGCCCACGCTCTCGTCGTAGTGGCACGTCTTGCACATCTCCACGTGGTCCACCGTGACGCCATGGTGGATGTTGCTCAGCGAGTTCACCCCGTTGTGGCACACCTGACAGTTGCCGATGCGTCCCGGATACGTGGTGGGCGCCTTCTGGCCCACCTGGAAGAAGAACGGGTCCAACCGGTTGAGCCGCTCGCCCAGGAAGGTGCGGTGCCCCTTCAAGAGGATGGCGTAGGTCCCGGGCTTCGCCTCCGGGGGCAGCGACACGCTGAAGTGCGTGCTGGGCCGCGCCTCCTTGGCGCCACCGACGGCCAGGACCGCCGGGGAGATGTAGAACTCGGGCTCGCTGGCGGCTGGATAGGAGAAGTAGTCGGTCGGCACGTAGCTGCCATTGACGACCTTCAGGTTCTGCAGCGGCCCCACCACCTTGTAGCCGGACTCGGAGGTGCTGCCGTCGCGCCAGGTCAGCAACATGAACTCGTTGAAGTAGCTCAGGCCGTTGGAGTGCCCCGTCATGTAGTCCAGGTACGAAGGCATCGAGTCGCGCGGGTGCAGCGCGTTGCCGTCGCCATCCTGGAGGGACACGACGAAGTCGACCTTCTCGCCCCCCGTGAAGAAATCGCCGTTGGAGGGGCGCGACACCCGCACCTGCTGCTTGAGGCCGAACCCACACGGCGTGGCCTCGTCGGTGGGCATCCCCTGCGCGTCCAACTTGTAGCAACTGGCGGGACGCTCCGAGGCCGGCAGGAAGGTGACCGGGTAGTGGAAGGGCTTCTCCGGCAACTGGCTCCACGTGACGCGGATGACGCCATCGCCGCGCAGGTCCGGCATCGTGAAGGTCTTGAAGGGGTTGGTGGAGTTGGCGAACGAGACCTTCACCGCCGTGGCGAACTCGGGCGCCGAGTACCCGTCCGCCCTGCGCGGCACCGGGTCCCCCGGAAACAACGGGCGCTGCAGGCCCGTCACCGTGAAGCTGGCGCGGGTGCGGCCCGTGACGGGGCTCTCCGCCAGGAAGTCCCTGCGGGAGTAGGTCTGGGTGACGCGCACGTTGCCATCCGCGTCCAGGACCTCCAGGCGCAACGTGTCGTCGTCGGAGACCATCCACGCGGCGTTCTCGTAGAAGGTCTCCCGCTGGTACGAGCCCACCGCGATGCGCTTCCACGCGTCGCGGCCGATCGTCACCCCGGACCAGTCCAGGTCCTTGAAGGACGACTCCTTGCGCATCCACGCCATGGGCGTGCGGCGATCATTGAAGTCCGGGAAGCGCGCCAGCTCCACGTCCATCGCGGAGAACTCGCGCAGGAAGTACAGCTCGCCCGGGGAGACGTACAGCCGCGCCTCGGCCGGCCGCGGCTCCAGGGGCGCGGTGGGGGTCGGGTAGCCGTCGTTCAGGTGGTAGCACTGGGCCGGGTAGGCCGGCAGCGCCAGCTCCCCCTTCGTCACCGGCTCGCCGTTGGTGAGGATGGCGCAGCCCTTGAACCAGAGCAGGGAGAGGGAGATGGCTCCGGAGGCGGAGCTCGAATACGGGTCGAACGCGCGGGCACCGCGACCGCGAGTGCCTTCCGCGTCGGACGTGTCGAGCAGGTTGCAACCCGCGGCGACCGCCAGCACCGGAACCGTCAGAACCAGCTTCTTCAAGAACAGGGTCATGGGACTCGGAAAGCTGCATGTGCCACCGCGGCGAGAGCCGATGACGGGCGGCGAGGGCAAGGCGCTCATCCTACTTTCTCAGAAAGGACTGCGCCAATCACGGACCACTCGCGCGCCGCGGGGCCTCCGAAGGGGGGCCCCCCTGGGTCCGGAGGTAGCGGTACACGGCGCGGAGGTCCGCGTCCTTCATGGTGGCCAGGGAGGCCCAGGGCATGGCCAGCTTGTTGAGCTGTCCCTTGCGGCTGGGGGCGTGGCCCAGGTCCTTGAAGACGGCGAAGCGCGCGATGAAGGCATCCTCGCTCAGGCCCTTCATCACCGGGCCATCGGGCAGCAGCGAGGGCACCCGCTCGCCGCCATAGGGCGTGGGGGCCGTACGCCCGCCGGCGAAGGGCTTGGGCGGGTCGTCGCCGCTGGTGTGGCAGAAGGCGCATTGGGCGAGCGCCGCCAGGTAGGCCCCACGCGCCACCGGGTCCGAGCCGGGCTCCGGCACCGGCCCCGGGAGCGGGGCGGCCAGGTCCTTGATGTCCGCGGTCACCTCCGCGGGGAGCGACGAGGGAGGAGTGGCCTTGGCCACCGCGGGCACAGTGCGCAGCCACGCGACCACGGCCCGGGCGTCCCCGTCCGACAGCGTCCGCCACTCCATATAAGGCATCATGGGGAACAGCGTGCGGCCATCGCGGCCGTAGCCCTCGCGAAGCGTGCGCAACAGCTCTGTATCCGTCCACCGGCCCACGCCATGCTCCGGGTCCGAGGTGATGTTCGGCGCGCAGAGCGTGCCCGGCATCTCCCATTCCTCGCCGTAACAAGCGCCTGCCAGCATCGGGCCCGACAGCGGCCCGCCGTAACGGCTGTAGTCGCGCGCTGTGTGGCAGCCAACACAGCCGAGCACGGACTCGGCCAGGTACCGGCCACGCTCGACCAGGGCGGCGTCACCCGCGGCCCGCTCCACGGGAGGCGTCGGGGCCGCGGCGGGTTGAACGGGCGCGGGTGCCGGAGCGGCCGCCTTGGGTGGCTCCTCCCGCTGACGACAGGCGCCCAGGCTCAAGAGCAGCGCGACGGAAACACACCTTCCCCAGTTTCGGCCACCGACCCTCACGCGGATGTCTCCTGTTCTGGTTGCTATTCGAATCCGGGTGCGTCCGGCGGACGGCCCAGGCGCAGGGCCACGAGCGCCCGGCGGTATTCCAAGGGGAGCCGGTCAGCCCGGACGGGGACTTCCCCGGAGAAATCCAGGGGGTGCGCGCGAGGCCGCTGTCCCTCCGCGATGCGGCGGTCCTGCTCGAGGATGGCCGACTCCGACTTCACGAACATGTCCGCGAAGTTGCGAATCCTCGGGTGGTAGGAGGCGAAGTAGAAGCACTGCATCTTCTCCTCGGACCCGGGTGAGGCGACCGCGTAGACGGTGTGCGCGTAGAAGAGCGTCGGCTTGAAGGAGAGGCGGACGGCGAACGGGAACGTCACGTCGTAGGTGAGCGTGGTCCGGTCGACGCGGGGCGGGGCTCCGCCAATGCCAGGCGACAGCGCGGGGTAGACAATGCGCGCGCTCAGCCCTTGTTCCCGACGCTCCACGTCATACGCCGGAACCTCCGGCTGCTCTGGATTGCCGAACGTCCCCTCGTGCACGAAGGAGAGGTGGGCCACATCCAGGACGATTTCCAGCATGCGCCCGGCGGAGGTGTCCCAGTCCAGGCGCGGCAGCGCGACGGTGGCGACGCTGCTCGTGTCCTCCAGCTCCGGCCACGACGGAAGGGGCGCCACGGGCTCCGGGGACAGACACACCCAGATGAGGCCATAACGCTCCGCGGCGAGATACGACACCAGCCTCGCCCGCTCCGGGATGGGGGACTGAGGCTGCGACGGGATTCGGATGCAGGCCCCCGACCGCGCGTAGGTCCAACCGTGGAACGCGCAGCGAAGTCCCTCCGGGGTGAGGGCCCCCGAACAGAGGTCCGCGCCACGGTGGGGGCAGTAGCGCTGCGTCGCCGCGACACCGGAGGCGGTGCGCCAGAGGACGAGCTCCGTGCCCAACAACCGCGCCGGGAGCGGCGCGGTCCCCAGCTCATGGGCGTAGGCGACCGGATGCCAGTACGCGGCGAAGGTGTCCCGGTACGGGCGGACCTCGGGGGACTGAGTCATGCGAGGGCGAGCGGGGCGATCTTGCTCTCGATTTCCTGAAGGAGGAAGTCGATCTCCTCAATCTCGTCGAGCTTCTCGAGGGCCGGGGGCTCGGCGTCCGTCGAGGCCGGGGTGGATGCCACAGACACGTCCGCTTCGGATGAGGACCGAGGAGCCTCTTCTGCCATGGGGTGGCCTCCGCTGTTCAGGGGACCCGAATGGTCGGAGGAACCCGAGGGCGATGTCAACCCGGCGTGGATTTCCCCACCCGCGACATCACCACTACACTGCGCTCCCCCATGCCCCTCGCCTCCTGCGTCGCGCGCATCGCGGCCCTGCTGATTCTGCTGCATGGCACCGCCCGCGCGGAACCCTGGAAGAAAGCAAGACCAGGCGTCACGACGGAGGCCCAGCTTCGCATCCTGTTCGGAGAGCCCGACTCGCGAGGCAGCGAGGACGGCACGTGGGTCCTCGACTATCAGGGGCAGTCCTCTCCCGCCGGGACGCAGCGCGCGCGGTTCACGGTGGATGCCCGGACGCGGCGGCTGAAACGCATCGACATCTTCCCCACGCGGCCGCTCACACGCGCCGCGGTGGAGGCCCAGTTCGGCGCGGCCTGCGGCGAGGCCGGGCGCTCGCGC from Myxococcus stipitatus carries:
- a CDS encoding c-type cytochrome — translated: MRVGGRNWGRCVSVALLLSLGACRQREEPPKAAAPAPAPVQPAAAPTPPVERAAGDAALVERGRYLAESVLGCVGCHTARDYSRYGGPLSGPMLAGACYGEEWEMPGTLCAPNITSDPEHGVGRWTDTELLRTLREGYGRDGRTLFPMMPYMEWRTLSDGDARAVVAWLRTVPAVAKATPPSSLPAEVTADIKDLAAPLPGPVPEPGSDPVARGAYLAALAQCAFCHTSGDDPPKPFAGGRTAPTPYGGERVPSLLPDGPVMKGLSEDAFIARFAVFKDLGHAPSRKGQLNKLAMPWASLATMKDADLRAVYRYLRTQGGPPSEAPRRASGP
- a CDS encoding aromatic ring-hydroxylating dioxygenase subunit alpha: MTQSPEVRPYRDTFAAYWHPVAYAHELGTAPLPARLLGTELVLWRTASGVAATQRYCPHRGADLCSGALTPEGLRCAFHGWTYARSGACIRIPSQPQSPIPERARLVSYLAAERYGLIWVCLSPEPVAPLPSWPELEDTSSVATVALPRLDWDTSAGRMLEIVLDVAHLSFVHEGTFGNPEQPEVPAYDVERREQGLSARIVYPALSPGIGGAPPRVDRTTLTYDVTFPFAVRLSFKPTLFYAHTVYAVASPGSEEKMQCFYFASYHPRIRNFADMFVKSESAILEQDRRIAEGQRPRAHPLDFSGEVPVRADRLPLEYRRALVALRLGRPPDAPGFE
- a CDS encoding Xan family putative trans-acting RiPP leader peptide; protein product: MAEEAPRSSSEADVSVASTPASTDAEPPALEKLDEIEEIDFLLQEIESKIAPLALA